In the Camelus bactrianus isolate YW-2024 breed Bactrian camel chromosome 17, ASM4877302v1, whole genome shotgun sequence genome, one interval contains:
- the IP6K2 gene encoding inositol hexakisphosphate kinase 2, translating to MSPAFRAMDVEPRAKGVLLEPFVHQVGGHSCVLRFNETTLCKPLVPREHQFYETLPAEMRKFTPQYKGVVSVRFEEDEDRNLCLIAYPLKGDHGNVDSVDNSDCEPKSKLLRWTNKKHHVLETEKTPKDWVRQHRKEEKMKSHKLEEEFEWLKKSEVLYYSVEKKGNVSSQFKHYNPWSMKCHQQQLQRMKENAKHRNQYKFILLENLTSRYEVPCVLDLKMGTRQHGDDASEEKAANQIRKCQQSTSAVIGVRVCGMQVYQAGSGQLMFMNKYHGRKLSVQGFKEALFQFFHNGRYLRRELLGPVLRKLTELKAVLERQESYRFYSSSLLVIYDGKERPEVALDSDAEDLEDLSEESADESAGAYAYKPIGTSSVDVRMIDFAHTTCRLYGEDSVVHEGQDAGYIFGLQSLIDIVTELSEESGE from the exons ATGAGCCCAGCCTTCAGGGCCATGGACGTGGAGCCCCGCGCCAAGGGCGTCCTGCTGGAGCCCTTTGTCCACCAGGTTGGGGGGCACTCGTGCGTGCTCCGTTTCAACGAGACGACCCTGTGCAAGCCCCTGGTCCCAAGAGAGCACCAGTTCTACGAGACCCTCCCAGCCGAGATGCGCAAATTCACTCCCCAGTACAAAG GTGTGGTATCTGTGCGCTTTGAAGAAGATGAAGACAGGAACTTGTGTTTAATAGCATATCCATTAAAAGGGGACCATGGAAATGTGGACAGTGTAGATAATTCAGACTGTGAACCAAAAAGTAAGCTCCTAAGGTGGACGAACAAAAAACACCATGTCCTAGAAACAGAAAAGACCCCCAAGGACTGGGTGCGGCAACATCGGAAAGAAGAGAAGATGAAGAG CCATAAATTAGAAGAAGAATTTGAGTGGCTGAAGAAATCTGAAGTCTTGTACTACAGTGTAGAGAAAAAGGGGAACGTAAGTTCCCAGTTTAAACACTATAACCCATGGAGCATGAAGTGTCACCAGCAACAGTTACAGAGAATGAAGGAGAATGCAAAACATCGGAACCAGTACA AATTTATCTTACTGGAAAACCTGACTTCCCGTTATGAGGTGCCTTGTGTCCTGGACCTCAAGATGGGTACGCGCCAGCATGGTGACGATGCTTCAGAGGAGAAGGCGGCTAACCAGATCCGCAAATGCCAGCAGAGCACATCTGCGGTCAtcggtgtgcgtgtgtgtggcatGCAG GTATACCAGGCAGGCAGTGGGCAGCTCATGTTCATGAACAAATACCATGGACGGAAGCTGTCAGTGCAGGGCTTCAAGGAGGCACTTTTCCAGTTCTTCCACAATGGGCGGTATCTGCGCCGGGAGCTCCTGGGCCCTGTGCTTAGGAAGCTGACTGAGCTCAAGGCCGTGTTGGAGCGACAAGAATCCTACCGCTTCTACTCAAGCTCCCTGCTGGTCATCTATGATGGCAAGGAGCGGCCTGAGGTGGCCCTGGACTCAGATGCTGAGGACTTGGAGGACCTGTCAGAGGAGTCAGCCGACGAGTCTGCTGGTGCCTATGCCTATAAGCCCATCGGCACAAGCTCAGTGGACGTGCGCATGATCGATTTCGCACACACCACCTGCAGGCTGTATGGCGAGGACAGTGTGGTACACGAGGGCCAGGATGCTGGCTATATCTTCGGGCTCCAGAGCCTAATAGACATTGTCACAGAGTTAAGTGAGGAAAGTGGGGAGTGA